A single region of the Acidimicrobiales bacterium genome encodes:
- a CDS encoding SRPBCC family protein, whose amino-acid sequence MPEVTVEELVGTSAEAAYGLVSDVTRMGQWSPETTKCRWLDGAVPTVGARFRGANRKEWRRWTTTCTVVAADPGELFSFDVKVGPLLISRWTYEFISEGSGCRIRETWIDRRPGWMPVVDRTVMGISDRPQHNRETMQATLTQLGRFVETGTAGP is encoded by the coding sequence ATGCCCGAGGTGACCGTGGAGGAGCTGGTCGGCACTTCTGCCGAGGCGGCATACGGGTTGGTCAGCGACGTGACGAGAATGGGGCAGTGGAGCCCGGAGACCACGAAGTGTCGATGGCTCGACGGTGCCGTCCCGACGGTGGGCGCCCGGTTCCGTGGCGCCAACCGGAAGGAGTGGCGGCGCTGGACGACGACGTGCACGGTGGTTGCCGCCGATCCCGGCGAGCTGTTCAGCTTCGACGTCAAGGTGGGCCCACTGCTGATATCCCGCTGGACCTACGAGTTCATCTCCGAGGGCAGCGGGTGCCGCATCAGGGAGACCTGGATCGACCGACGCCCCGGATGGATGCCCGTGGTGGATCGGACCGTCATGGGAATCAGCGACCGGCCTCAGCACAACCGCGAGACAATGCAGGCCACGCTGACTCAGCTGGGTCGCTTCGTCGAGACGGGGACTGCCGGTCCCTAG
- a CDS encoding AAA family ATPase encodes MLAYLVLHAGIGEARPHLAGNFWPDSTESQARTNLRRELHELRLALGDCPSLVIEPTTLTWCDTPACRVDVRVFYAEREAAFAARSRDDGDEFLRHADAAIAEYRGELMPGVYDDWLLDHRDRVRRECVDLCDLAAAGRRVSGDHGRAIEIARRRIHLEPLEELGYRLLMEIQAESGDRAAAMGTYHRCAAMLEQELGVSPDPETTRGLERLLERGDTPVRPPLRSSWRPEAAGAALVGRENEVGQLLRRWRQSALGQCGLVVVSGEPGVGKSRLVAELSAEAGDEGAVVAMTRCFASSGQLALAPIAEWLRSSDLRSAVETLEPVWQLEVERLVPDTDDLRSGTARTKDRSPTDIGPGTAPEASRAMVDAWQRHRFFEGLARAVLAANIPTLLVLDDLQWCDQETLAWLAFLMSFASDAPLLVIATLRPEELDDNRDVGASLWGLRSAGLVTDIALGPLNVDESGELAASVLGRRLSAAEQTFLHAAAGGNPLLVVEAARSFSDSTSSVHPMQGADLQGVLDRRLAQPSPAARDVAGLAAALGRDFSLDLLSEASDLDADTLVQAVDELWRLRILREQRNGYDFTHDLLRDAAYASVSPPRRWLLHRRLAQGLELLHAGRVDDVAAQLAEQYERGGRPDRALHYFGRAAQAAAGLFAYTEAIRSYRRCLALVEQMPAGRERDNRELDVLGQISEPLNAVRGYSSTELQSTLERSAVLAERLGQRHVLQGNLVALFAARFVQGRTALAHKLATRALALAEGGAEREFVGQAHFAFAGSATSLGMAATAIPHFDLADELSRGAFSFLLGTRIEVHARAWAAHAHWLLGQDDRAAAACGGAVERGRAVDHPYSLAVALAYAAITYQMHGDRAAVRAAVEELRGLCDRYEFAYYSEWARVLDGWACGGEQGVARIQEGIGRLRSLRAYARMPYWLSLLGEVLIGCRRTEAARAVLDAARAAAEENDDRWWLPEVLRLRAGLESGEPAVARLRAAVELAGKQRSQALEARSRADLMDRVTP; translated from the coding sequence TTGTTGGCCTACCTGGTTCTCCACGCGGGAATTGGTGAGGCCAGACCGCATCTGGCCGGGAACTTCTGGCCCGACTCCACCGAATCGCAGGCGCGCACGAACCTGCGGCGTGAGCTGCACGAGCTGCGCCTGGCCCTGGGCGATTGCCCCTCGCTCGTCATCGAGCCCACGACCTTGACCTGGTGTGACACTCCTGCCTGTCGAGTTGACGTCCGCGTGTTCTACGCCGAGCGTGAGGCGGCGTTCGCGGCGAGGTCGAGGGACGATGGCGACGAGTTCCTCCGCCATGCCGATGCGGCGATCGCCGAGTATCGGGGCGAGCTCATGCCCGGGGTCTACGACGACTGGCTGCTCGACCATCGTGACCGTGTGCGTCGGGAGTGTGTAGATCTGTGCGACCTGGCCGCCGCCGGTCGGCGGGTGTCGGGAGATCACGGCCGTGCCATTGAGATCGCGCGCCGGCGCATTCACCTGGAGCCACTCGAGGAGCTCGGCTATCGCCTCCTCATGGAGATCCAGGCCGAGTCGGGGGACCGCGCCGCAGCGATGGGTACCTATCACCGCTGCGCTGCCATGCTCGAGCAAGAGCTCGGTGTGAGCCCAGACCCGGAGACGACCCGGGGCCTCGAACGGCTGCTCGAGCGGGGCGACACTCCTGTCCGGCCACCGCTTCGCTCCAGCTGGCGGCCCGAAGCGGCTGGCGCCGCCCTGGTTGGCCGCGAGAACGAGGTTGGTCAGCTCCTGCGGCGCTGGCGTCAGTCCGCTCTCGGGCAATGCGGGCTCGTCGTGGTGTCGGGAGAGCCCGGAGTCGGCAAGAGCAGACTGGTTGCGGAACTTTCCGCCGAAGCCGGCGACGAGGGAGCGGTCGTGGCGATGACGCGATGCTTCGCATCCTCGGGCCAGCTCGCGCTCGCACCCATTGCCGAATGGCTTCGGAGCAGCGACCTGCGTTCGGCGGTCGAGACCCTCGAGCCGGTGTGGCAGCTCGAGGTCGAGCGTCTTGTACCGGATACCGACGACCTTCGGAGCGGGACCGCCCGCACGAAAGACCGATCGCCCACAGACATTGGTCCAGGAACCGCCCCCGAGGCTTCCCGGGCAATGGTCGACGCCTGGCAGCGACATCGATTCTTCGAGGGGCTGGCTCGCGCTGTGCTGGCCGCCAATATTCCGACCCTCCTCGTGCTCGACGACCTGCAATGGTGTGATCAAGAGACACTGGCCTGGCTGGCTTTCCTCATGAGCTTCGCCAGTGATGCGCCCCTGCTCGTCATCGCCACCTTGCGCCCCGAAGAGCTGGACGACAACCGGGACGTCGGTGCGTCGCTATGGGGTCTGCGATCGGCGGGACTCGTCACCGACATCGCGCTCGGCCCGCTGAATGTCGATGAATCAGGCGAGCTCGCAGCCTCCGTGTTGGGCCGTCGTCTGTCAGCGGCTGAGCAGACATTCCTGCACGCGGCGGCGGGCGGTAACCCGCTCTTGGTTGTCGAGGCGGCCCGCAGCTTCTCAGACTCGACGAGCTCCGTTCATCCCATGCAGGGCGCAGACCTTCAGGGCGTCCTCGACCGTCGACTGGCCCAGCCATCACCTGCCGCCAGGGATGTCGCTGGCCTCGCTGCGGCCTTGGGGCGGGACTTCAGCCTCGATCTGCTGAGCGAGGCGAGCGACCTCGACGCCGACACCCTCGTGCAGGCCGTCGACGAGCTGTGGCGACTGCGCATCCTGCGCGAGCAGCGCAACGGCTATGACTTCACCCACGACCTGCTCCGGGACGCGGCGTACGCCTCGGTCAGTCCGCCACGTCGCTGGCTCCTGCACCGCCGCTTGGCCCAAGGACTCGAGCTCCTGCACGCTGGACGTGTCGATGACGTGGCTGCACAGCTCGCCGAGCAATACGAGCGTGGCGGGCGACCGGACCGCGCCTTGCACTACTTCGGCCGGGCGGCCCAGGCAGCGGCCGGTCTGTTCGCGTACACCGAGGCGATCCGAAGCTACCGCCGGTGCCTGGCCCTGGTGGAGCAGATGCCCGCCGGCCGTGAACGGGACAACCGCGAGCTCGACGTGCTCGGGCAGATATCTGAACCGCTCAACGCTGTTCGCGGCTACTCCTCGACCGAGCTGCAGTCGACCTTGGAAAGATCGGCTGTCCTGGCCGAGCGTCTCGGTCAGCGGCATGTCCTACAGGGGAACCTGGTGGCGCTCTTCGCCGCCCGCTTCGTCCAGGGACGCACCGCGCTGGCCCACAAGTTGGCCACTCGCGCCCTGGCACTGGCAGAGGGAGGAGCCGAGCGAGAGTTCGTCGGACAGGCACATTTCGCCTTCGCCGGGTCGGCGACCAGCCTCGGCATGGCGGCAACGGCGATCCCCCACTTCGACTTGGCCGACGAGCTGTCGCGAGGTGCGTTCTCGTTTTTACTTGGCACCCGTATCGAGGTCCATGCCCGAGCATGGGCCGCGCATGCTCACTGGCTTCTGGGTCAGGATGATCGGGCCGCAGCGGCGTGCGGCGGCGCCGTCGAGCGAGGCAGAGCGGTCGATCATCCCTACAGCCTCGCGGTCGCCCTTGCGTACGCTGCCATCACCTACCAGATGCACGGCGACAGGGCCGCTGTTCGGGCCGCCGTCGAGGAGCTACGAGGCCTGTGCGACCGCTACGAGTTCGCCTACTACAGCGAGTGGGCTCGGGTCCTCGACGGCTGGGCATGCGGTGGTGAGCAGGGCGTCGCCCGCATCCAGGAGGGGATCGGCCGCCTCCGCTCGCTGAGGGCGTACGCCCGGATGCCGTACTGGCTGTCGCTGCTTGGTGAGGTGCTCATCGGCTGCAGGCGCACAGAGGCGGCCCGGGCGGTTCTCGACGCCGCCCGGGCGGCAGCGGAGGAGAACGACGATCGCTGGTGGCTGCCGGAGGTGTTGCGCCTTCGTGCCGGTCTGGAATCAGGAGAACCGGCGGTCGCGAGGCTCCGCGCCGCAGTCGAGCTCGCCGGCAAGCAGCGCAGCCAGGCCCTCGAGGCCAGAAGTCGCGCCGACCTCATGGATCGAGTCACTCCCTGA
- a CDS encoding nuclear transport factor 2 family protein — protein MNADDLADIEEIKQLKARYFRLMDTKSWTEWADVFTSDLSAWVEDTPDVNYGSRDEFVGAVSSILADAVTTHHGHMPEIEITGPDTARGIWAMFDNVKLTTPHRTVELKGYGHYHEEYRKEPDGRWRIRSIRLHRLRVDNI, from the coding sequence GTGAACGCTGACGACCTCGCTGACATCGAAGAGATCAAGCAGCTCAAGGCCCGGTACTTCCGGCTCATGGACACGAAGAGTTGGACCGAGTGGGCCGATGTCTTCACCTCGGACCTGAGCGCCTGGGTTGAGGACACTCCAGACGTCAACTACGGCAGTCGAGACGAGTTCGTCGGCGCTGTCAGCTCGATCCTCGCCGACGCAGTGACGACCCACCATGGTCATATGCCGGAGATCGAGATCACCGGTCCCGACACGGCTCGTGGCATCTGGGCCATGTTCGACAACGTGAAGCTCACCACCCCTCACCGGACTGTCGAACTGAAGGGCTACGGCCACTACCACGAGGAGTACCGCAAGGAGCCCGACGGCCGGTGGCGCATCCGCTCGATTCGGCTCCACCGCCTCCGCGTCGACAACATCTGA
- a CDS encoding FAD-binding oxidoreductase yields MTTTTTPSRANTPAPPYDELAAGLRGPTIRPGEPDYDRARAVYNGMIDRRPGAIARCADVADVLACVRFARQHGIELAVRGGGHNAGGLGVWDDALVVDLSGMRSTTVDPAAHTVRVDGGCTWGDVDHATVEFGMATPSGFLASTGVGGLTLGGGVGYLTRRFGLTVDNLLSADVVLADGSFVTASDRSHPDLFWALRGGGGNFGVVTSFRFACHDIGEHGMIVGGPVLYDLADTTEVMRWYRDLLPSLPEELSGFIATMTIPPAPPFPEELWGRKSCAIVWCYTGPHDKAADVLAPIREFGSPLLVGLQEMPFSVLQSAFDGLYPAGLQWYWRADFFNEISDRAIEVHLKHAENLPTGHSTMHLYPIDGAAARVTDDATPFAYRGGGWAGVIVGVDPDPANAGEITAWAKQYWEELHPTSAGGAYINFMMEEGQDRVRASYLDNYERLAQVKARYDPENVFHINQNILPARRKEATGSPR; encoded by the coding sequence ATGACGACTACCACCACGCCCAGCCGGGCCAACACCCCGGCACCGCCATACGACGAGCTGGCGGCCGGTCTCAGGGGACCGACGATCAGACCCGGGGAGCCGGACTACGACCGGGCCCGCGCCGTGTACAACGGCATGATCGACCGCCGTCCTGGCGCGATCGCCCGCTGTGCCGACGTTGCCGATGTCCTCGCCTGCGTGCGCTTTGCCCGCCAGCACGGGATCGAGCTCGCTGTGCGAGGCGGTGGCCACAACGCTGGTGGCCTGGGGGTCTGGGATGACGCCCTGGTCGTCGATTTGTCCGGTATGCGAAGCACCACCGTGGACCCGGCGGCTCACACCGTTCGGGTGGACGGTGGTTGCACGTGGGGAGACGTCGACCACGCAACGGTCGAGTTCGGCATGGCCACGCCGTCGGGTTTCCTCGCCTCGACCGGGGTGGGCGGGCTCACTCTCGGTGGCGGCGTCGGCTACCTGACACGTCGGTTCGGTCTCACGGTCGACAACCTGCTGTCGGCCGACGTGGTACTGGCCGACGGTAGCTTTGTCACTGCCAGCGACCGTTCCCATCCGGATCTGTTCTGGGCGTTGCGCGGCGGCGGCGGCAATTTCGGTGTGGTCACCTCCTTCCGCTTCGCCTGCCACGACATCGGTGAGCACGGCATGATCGTCGGCGGACCCGTCCTGTACGACCTGGCCGACACCACGGAGGTCATGCGGTGGTACCGGGATCTGCTGCCTTCTCTGCCGGAGGAGCTGAGTGGCTTCATCGCCACCATGACGATCCCGCCCGCCCCGCCGTTCCCCGAAGAGCTGTGGGGTCGTAAGTCGTGCGCGATCGTCTGGTGCTATACGGGACCGCACGACAAGGCAGCCGACGTGCTTGCCCCCATTCGCGAGTTTGGCTCGCCGCTGCTCGTCGGGCTGCAGGAAATGCCGTTTTCGGTACTGCAGAGCGCCTTCGACGGGCTCTACCCAGCCGGTCTGCAGTGGTACTGGCGCGCTGATTTCTTCAACGAGATCTCCGACCGCGCCATCGAAGTACACCTCAAGCACGCAGAGAACCTGCCTACGGGCCATTCGACCATGCACCTTTATCCCATCGACGGCGCCGCTGCTCGCGTCACCGACGACGCCACTCCGTTCGCCTACCGCGGCGGCGGCTGGGCCGGAGTCATCGTGGGGGTCGATCCCGACCCAGCCAATGCAGGCGAGATTACCGCGTGGGCCAAGCAGTACTGGGAGGAGCTCCACCCCACCTCGGCCGGTGGCGCCTACATCAACTTCATGATGGAAGAGGGGCAGGATCGCGTCCGCGCCTCCTACCTCGACAACTACGAACGGTTGGCGCAAGTGAAAGCCCGGTACGATCCCGAAAATGTCTTCCACATCAACCAGAACATCCTGCCGGCTCGCCGAAAAGAGGCGACTGGATCACCTCGATAG
- a CDS encoding oxygenase MpaB family protein, which translates to MTSRPGDGALLRRYAGDWRSIIEGTSIGLLQLMYPSLGAAVAAQSGFFEDPYGRIYRSIPQIWASILAPDADARARRIRDLHRDIKGTVNGQRYHALDPETFWWAHATFSHLIFRSVERYHWRDRLDAAGYEHLYADTVAWYERYGVSQRAVPASYAEFQTTFDRFCAERLELTPAVERLLEMGDDATPAVRANTPLELLTTPILARWGRLSTIGNLPPRVREHFGLPWTDDDQARLDRLAQAFRLTFETMPPPLNRATFAHALRLTGSWTRTKRYVPREPLGAAGSVGRRSSS; encoded by the coding sequence GTGACTTCGCGGCCCGGTGACGGGGCGCTCCTGCGTCGTTACGCGGGAGACTGGCGGTCGATCATCGAGGGTACGTCGATCGGCCTTCTGCAGCTCATGTATCCGTCGCTGGGCGCCGCCGTCGCCGCGCAGTCGGGGTTCTTCGAGGATCCCTATGGGCGGATCTACCGCTCGATTCCTCAGATCTGGGCGAGCATCCTCGCCCCCGACGCCGATGCCCGTGCTCGGCGGATCCGCGATCTGCATCGCGACATCAAGGGCACGGTGAACGGGCAGCGGTATCACGCCCTCGACCCGGAGACGTTCTGGTGGGCGCACGCCACCTTCTCCCACCTGATCTTCCGTTCGGTCGAGCGCTACCACTGGAGGGATCGGCTCGACGCGGCTGGCTACGAGCACCTCTATGCAGACACCGTTGCCTGGTACGAGCGTTACGGCGTGAGCCAGCGGGCTGTGCCCGCGTCGTACGCCGAGTTTCAGACCACGTTCGACCGCTTCTGCGCGGAACGGCTCGAGCTCACCCCGGCCGTCGAACGCTTGCTCGAGATGGGCGATGACGCCACACCCGCCGTCAGGGCGAACACTCCGCTGGAGCTGCTCACCACGCCGATCCTGGCGCGGTGGGGGAGGCTGAGCACGATCGGCAACTTACCTCCCAGGGTGCGCGAGCATTTTGGCCTTCCGTGGACCGACGACGATCAAGCGCGCCTCGACCGTTTGGCACAGGCCTTCCGCCTGACCTTCGAGACGATGCCGCCGCCCCTCAACCGGGCCACGTTTGCTCACGCGCTACGACTCACCGGCTCCTGGACGCGTACGAAGCGCTACGTTCCCCGCGAGCCCCTAGGCGCCGCGGGTTCGGTTGGCCGCCGGTCATCCAGCTGA
- a CDS encoding LLM class flavin-dependent oxidoreductase: MIDPFTPSFGIKTTPANVSYHDIQRVWSEADAIPEIQHAWLYDHLLPRVEDPSGPIYEGWTLLAALAAQTQRLRLGLLVTNNRIRRPAVLAKIAATVDVISNGRLEFGIGVGGLPSRDPRFGAMVAPEYDAYGIPIGDWGDAVASFAEACVIIRRMWTEEAFDFAGRHYQLSGARCNPKPIQRPHPPILIAGTGGATLRIVADHGDVWNAIGPPLNSVEDLRERSGVLDEYCSAIGRDPREITRSVQLAISYDDAARTRENLRLLIDAGFLHLVLNLPTPYPSDVARWVTDELIRPTLGQAPW; encoded by the coding sequence GTGATTGACCCGTTCACGCCGAGCTTCGGCATCAAGACGACCCCCGCGAACGTCAGCTATCACGACATCCAACGGGTCTGGTCCGAGGCGGACGCGATTCCCGAGATTCAGCACGCCTGGCTCTATGACCACCTGCTGCCCAGGGTGGAGGACCCGTCAGGCCCGATCTACGAAGGCTGGACGCTGCTCGCCGCTCTTGCCGCCCAGACGCAGCGGCTGCGGCTCGGCTTGCTCGTGACCAACAATCGGATCCGGCGGCCCGCAGTGCTGGCCAAGATCGCAGCGACCGTTGACGTGATCTCCAACGGACGGCTCGAGTTCGGGATCGGCGTCGGCGGCCTGCCGAGCAGGGACCCGAGGTTCGGGGCCATGGTGGCTCCCGAGTACGACGCCTACGGCATACCGATCGGAGACTGGGGCGACGCGGTCGCCAGCTTCGCCGAGGCCTGCGTGATCATCCGCCGCATGTGGACCGAGGAGGCATTCGACTTCGCGGGGCGGCACTACCAGCTGAGTGGTGCGCGGTGTAACCCCAAGCCCATCCAGCGACCGCATCCCCCAATACTGATCGCGGGCACCGGGGGAGCCACGCTGCGCATCGTGGCGGACCACGGTGACGTGTGGAACGCGATCGGCCCGCCTCTCAACAGCGTCGAGGACTTACGCGAGCGTAGCGGCGTCCTCGACGAATATTGCTCCGCCATCGGGCGCGATCCCCGGGAGATCACGCGCTCGGTGCAGCTGGCCATCTCCTACGATGATGCAGCGCGGACCCGGGAGAACCTTCGGCTGCTCATCGACGCTGGCTTCCTCCACCTGGTGCTCAACCTGCCGACGCCGTATCCGAGCGATGTCGCGCGCTGGGTGACCGACGAGCTGATCAGGCCCACGCTCGGCCAAGCTCCGTGGTGA
- a CDS encoding TetR/AcrR family transcriptional regulator, with the protein MATTSSKTPVRSYGGVSATQRVAARHERLLEAALELYGTSGFLATGVKDICRQAGLTDRYFYESFRDSGELFTAVFDRATRELLRLVAQKVGEVPHDPVAQVRAAIEAFVRSLAEDPRKARLIFVESTSAGAEVDRHIRASLRQFADLVAATARPHLSGMPEQTLRMGALSLVGAIERVMIEWQDGQLEATIDEVIDHLVQLFLIAAASAGVSRDETPLAPET; encoded by the coding sequence ATGGCAACCACGAGCTCAAAGACCCCGGTTCGCTCGTATGGCGGCGTCAGCGCCACCCAGCGGGTTGCGGCGCGCCACGAGCGGCTGCTCGAGGCCGCCCTCGAGCTGTACGGCACGAGCGGATTCCTCGCTACGGGCGTGAAGGACATCTGTCGCCAGGCCGGACTGACCGACCGCTACTTCTATGAGTCCTTCCGAGACAGTGGCGAGCTCTTCACCGCCGTGTTCGATCGGGCGACAAGAGAGCTGCTTCGACTCGTCGCCCAGAAGGTTGGTGAGGTGCCACACGATCCCGTGGCCCAGGTCCGGGCGGCGATCGAGGCATTCGTCCGGTCGCTCGCTGAGGACCCGCGCAAGGCACGGTTGATCTTCGTTGAGAGCACCTCAGCCGGTGCTGAGGTAGATCGGCACATTCGGGCAAGCCTGCGACAGTTCGCCGACCTCGTTGCCGCCACGGCGCGCCCACACCTGTCAGGGATGCCGGAACAGACCCTCCGCATGGGCGCACTCTCTCTCGTCGGCGCGATCGAGCGCGTGATGATCGAGTGGCAAGACGGACAGCTCGAGGCGACGATAGACGAGGTGATCGACCACCTTGTGCAGCTGTTCCTGATCGCGGCGGCGTCGGCTGGTGTCTCGCGAGATGAGACTCCCTTAGCCCCCGAGACATGA
- a CDS encoding MazG nucleotide pyrophosphohydrolase domain-containing protein: MELTTLQDLMAQTYGRRDEERGVSATIAWLTEELGELARAARKGNRQDQLHEIGDVMAWLASLGNQLHLSLDEAVERYRDGCPKCGQRPCGCP; encoded by the coding sequence ATGGAGCTGACGACCCTCCAGGACCTCATGGCGCAGACCTATGGACGCCGAGACGAGGAGCGAGGTGTCAGCGCCACCATCGCCTGGCTGACGGAGGAGCTGGGCGAGCTCGCCAGGGCGGCTCGGAAGGGTAATCGGCAGGATCAGCTGCACGAAATCGGCGACGTGATGGCGTGGTTGGCATCTCTGGGCAACCAGCTGCACCTCTCCCTGGACGAGGCCGTCGAGCGCTACCGGGACGGGTGCCCGAAATGCGGGCAACGGCCCTGCGGTTGTCCTTAG
- the mug gene encoding G/U mismatch-specific DNA glycosylase: MPDVLAPGLDVIFCGINPGLWSAAVGHHFARPGNRFWKVLHAAGFTEELLSPFDERRLLNMGVGVTNLVSRATASAVELDSDELQRGGRSLARKVRRLRPGVVAFLGLTAYRSAFDRPGATVGEQAERLGSARLWLLPNPSGAQAYYQDDAMVSALRALRRAI, from the coding sequence GTGCCTGACGTTCTGGCGCCCGGCCTCGATGTCATCTTCTGCGGCATCAACCCGGGACTGTGGTCAGCCGCAGTCGGCCACCACTTCGCCCGCCCGGGCAACCGGTTCTGGAAGGTGCTCCACGCGGCCGGGTTCACCGAAGAGCTGCTGTCGCCGTTCGACGAACGCCGGCTCCTCAATATGGGGGTGGGGGTGACGAACCTCGTCAGCCGGGCCACTGCCTCTGCCGTCGAGCTCGACAGCGACGAGCTACAAAGGGGTGGGCGCAGCCTGGCCCGAAAGGTGCGCCGCTTGCGCCCAGGCGTCGTTGCCTTCCTCGGTCTGACCGCGTACCGGTCCGCCTTCGATCGGCCAGGCGCCACCGTGGGGGAACAGGCGGAACGACTGGGTAGCGCCAGGCTCTGGCTTCTTCCGAACCCGAGTGGCGCCCAGGCGTACTACCAGGACGACGCGATGGTCAGCGCCCTGCGGGCCTTGCGAAGGGCGATCTAG
- a CDS encoding VOC family protein, with the protein MSTYNHTGQVVTDLEASKRFYQEVFGFTFWYEITPDDEATAKLGSLETPLGVTASYLVLDGFVLELLHYSARGAMAPFRPRTMNEPGLTHLSISVDDVRATAEKAAQYGGQIIEESDVGNALFIRDPDGQLLELLPARYRAMLPPKPEA; encoded by the coding sequence GTGAGCACGTACAACCACACCGGGCAGGTCGTCACGGACCTCGAAGCCTCGAAGCGCTTCTACCAGGAGGTCTTCGGCTTCACGTTCTGGTACGAGATCACCCCAGATGACGAGGCGACCGCCAAGCTCGGCAGCCTCGAGACCCCGTTGGGGGTCACGGCCTCGTACCTGGTCCTCGATGGATTCGTACTCGAGCTCCTCCACTACTCGGCCCGCGGTGCGATGGCGCCCTTCCGGCCGCGCACCATGAACGAGCCCGGGCTCACCCACCTGTCGATCTCGGTCGACGACGTCCGCGCCACAGCGGAAAAGGCCGCCCAGTATGGAGGACAGATCATCGAGGAGAGCGACGTCGGCAACGCCCTCTTCATCAGAGATCCCGATGGGCAGCTCCTCGAGCTCCTTCCCGCACGGTACCGGGCGATGCTGCCGCCAAAGCCCGAGGCGTGA